The following nucleotide sequence is from Halomonas chromatireducens.
CTGGCCAGTGCCATCGGTATCGCCGCGCTCGAGGACCGCAAGCACTTCGATGCCTGTCGGGGGAAGGTCATCGCGACGCGTGAACGCACCATACGGCGCCTGAATGAACTGGGCTTTGAAATACTGCCTTCCCAGGCCAATTTCGTACTGGTGGAGCATCCCGACTTCGATGCCGCCCAGCTCTTCGTCGGATTACGGGAGCGCGGCATTCTGGTGCGACATTTCAATACCGATGCGCTGCGTAATTTCCTGCGCATTTCCATCGGCACCGACGATGAGATGGATTCCCTGCTAGAGGCTCTGGAGATACTCTGCGGCTGAGAAGACAGTCGTTGACGTATATTCGCTGGCGCTCTCTTCAAGGGAGAGTCAGCGCCAGCGCGCCACTATGCGCTGATAATCGCCGCTCTCCTTGATGGCCTGAAACCCGGCGTCGAAATCGCGCAGCAGGCGTTCGGCGTCGGGGTTGGTCTTCAATCCAACCACATACTCTCTGCTGGCGCCGAATTCGGGTAATTTGTCGAACTGCCCCTGTAGCCCCATCTCCTTGAGCACATAGTCCCAGTTCGTTTCGTAGCCGGCAAACCCATCCAGACGCCCTCGCTGGAGCATACGAAAACCCTGCTCGATGCTATTGAGTGGATACTTCGATATCCCTTCCTGTTCGCCCCATTCATCCCCAAAGTTGTAGCCCCGGACCATACCGATAGTCATGCCATCCAGCGAAGCCAGGCCCTGCCACTCGATCTTTGTGCCCTGGTTTACGTAGACCAGGAAGGCAGCATCGTTGACCGGTGATTCCGAATAGGAAAAATAGCCCAATCGCTCCGTGTTCATACCCGTCGGGTAGAGCAGGTCGACGTTACCTTCTCTGACGCTCGCCATGGCGCGCGCCCAGTGCGTGATAACCAGCTCGATGGTGTAGCCCTGGGCATGAAAGCTTTCTCGCACGATATCCCAACTGTAGCCTTGAAAGCTGTCGGCATCGCTGCCGGGAGGCACCAACACCTCCGAGAATGGAGGGCCTCGGTTGTCTTTGTAGAAACCATAGGGGGGGTAATCGGAGAGTGTGGCGATCCGCACCGTTTTCTCTTCGGCTGCATAGGAGGCTGTCCCTCCCGCCCAGAAGAAAGCCAACAGACAGAATGTCGACAGGAAGAGACCTTGTAGCTGTTTCATAGCAACCCTCCCCCTAGTCACGATCTTGATTGCAGCATAACCACAAGCCTATCGCCGACTCATACCTTAACCTAACTTTGCCAAGTGTTACATATGAGCAAGTGCCATGAAAAAACCCCAAGCACGGAATGCTTGGGGTTTTCTCGGAATAAATGCCTGACGACCGGGGCGGCCTCCCGCTACTCTCCATGGGAGACCCCAAAACGGCGAAGCCCCGACCAATGGCCGGGGCTTCTGAATAAATGCCTGACGATGACCTACTCTCGCATGGGGAGACCCCACACTACCATCGGCGCTGAGCGGTTTCACTGCTGAGTTCGGCATGGGATCAGGTGGTTCCCGAACGCTATGGTCGTCAGGCAAAACGGGTTGGAATCATGCTGGCGTGATCGTCTCGGCCACGGTGCTCACCGNGGGTGATTTTGCCGCGAAGCGCCGCTCTTGCCGGCTGCCTTCAGCGTGGCGTGCATTCTACCGTCTCCGGCGCTTCTGTCAATCGCGAATCTCATCAGCCGATCCGGAAAAACCAAACAGAAACAAGCACTTTCTCCACTTCCACCGCCGGTAACGTTTGCCCGTTGCCGGCAGCGGATGCGTACTTTACGGCTTTCCCTTGGCCCCTGCAAGGGGCCTTGTAAAAAAATTTCAGGAAGATGACCGGCCAATGACAGAACGATGGACAGCCAAACTACCCACAGGCGCTTTTTACAAGCGCTTTCCACAGGCCGTTGGGCCAATCGCCTGTGGATGGAATGCCCGCCCAGAGACGACAACGCCCGCACATGGCGGGCGCTGGTAGAGCCACTGACTTGTAATCAGTCGCTCCAGGGAAAGGATAAGCTCCTTAGCAGAGCGTTACCCGCGCATAGCGCTTCTTGCCTGCCTGGATGACGTAACTCTTGCCGGTATCGAGCATATGGTCCTTGGCGACCACCTCGCCATCGACCTTGACCCGACCGTTGCCCAGCATGTCTTTGGCCTGGGCACTGTTGTTGGCCAGACCCGAGCGATTGAGCACGGCGGCGATGGGCGCCTGGGCACTGCCTTCGAAGTCGACCTCGATCTCGGGCAGGTCCTCGGGCAGCTCTCCCTCGGCCAACTGGTTGCCGGCAGACCGGTGGGCATTGGCCGCGGCCTCTTCGCCGTGATAGCGAGCAATCAGCTCCCGGGCCAGGATCATCTTGATATCGCGCGGATTGGCACCCTGCTCGGCATCGCGCTTGAGGCTTTCGATCTCTTCGTTGCTCTTCAGCGAGAGCAGCTCGAAGTAACGCCACATCAGGCTGTCGGGCAGGGAAACCAGCTTGTTGAACATGGACCCGGGCGCTTCATCCACGCCGACATAGTTGCCCAGCGACTTGGACATCTTCTGCACGCCGTCGAGGCCCTCGAGCAGCGGCATGGTGATGACGACCTGGGGCTCCATGCCGAAGTGCTTCTGAATCTCTCGCCCCATCAGCAGGTTGAACGTCTGGTCGGTGCCACCCATTTCCACATCGGCCTTCAGCGCCACGGAGTCGTAGCCCTGCACCAGCGGATAGAGAAACTCGTGAATGGAGATCGGCTGGCTGGACTTGTAGCGCTTGTTGAAGTCGTCTCGCTCGAGCATGCGTGCCACGGTGCTCTGGCCGGCCAGCTCGATCATGTCGGCCGCGGTCATGGCGGAGAACCACTCCGAGTTGAAGCGCACCTCGGTCTTCTCGGGGTCGAGGATCTTGAACACCTGCTCCTTGTAGGTCTGAGCGTTGGCGCGGACCTCCTCCTCGGTAAGCGGCTTGCGCGTGACATTCTTGCCGGTGGGATCGCCGATGCGCCCGGTGAAGTCGCCGATGAGGAAGATGACCTCGTGGCCGAGCTCCTGAAACAAGCGCATCTTGGTCAACAGCACGCTATGGCCGAGGTGCAGGTCAGGGGCGGTTGGATCGAAACCCGCCTTGATACGCAGCTTGCGCCCGGACTCGAGCTTCTTTACCAGCTCGTCCTCGATCAGGATCTCGTGGGTGCCACGCTTCAGAAGCGCCAGCGCGCTCGCGACATCGGTCATCGTCTCCGACTCCACACAATACGGTTGCCAGGCCCTGCCCGCAGGGTCCATTGAATGGGGCAGAATGTTAGCATGACTTGGCGCCTCGCGGAGGGGGCTCAGCAACTGGAGTAGAGGAATGACACTGTTCATCGGCCTGATGTCCGGCACCAGCCTCGACGGCGTCGATGCCGCCCTGGTCGAAATCGACGACCACGGCAAGGCGCACCTGCTCGCCACCCACGCCGAGCCCATGCCAAACAGCCTGCGCGAATCGTTGCTGGCACTCTGCCAGGCCGAGCGCGTCGAGTTTGCCGAACTGGCTTCGGCCGAGCACGCGTTCTGCCACCTGCAAGCGACAGCCGTCAAACGGCTGCTGGCTGCCAACGACACGCCGCCCGAGGCTATCGCCGCCATCGGCAGCCACGGCCAGACCATCGAGCATGCCCCCTGGGGGCATGGCAGGGGGCATGAGGAGGCACCCGCCTATACCCTGCAGCTGGACAACCCCAGCCTGCTGGCCGAACTGAGCGGATGCACGGTAGTGGCGGACTTCCGCCGCCGCGACCTGGCCGCCGGCGGGCAGGCGGCACCGCTGGCACCCGCCTTTCATGATGCTGTATTTCGTCGGCAGGATGAGTGGCTCATGGTGCTCAACCTCGGCGGCTTCGCCAACCTGACGCTGCTGCCGCCGGCCGAAAGCGATGCAGAGATCATCGGCTTCGACACCGGCCCCGCCAACGCCCTGATGGATGGCTGGCATGCGCGACATCGCGGTGGCCGCTTCGACTCGGATGGCGCCTGGGCCGCCTCGGGACGCGTCGACGAAGCCCTGCTGGAACGCTTGCTGGCCGAGCCCTTCTTCCATCGACCGCCGCCGCGCAGTACCGGCCGCGAAGTCTTTCATCTCGACTGGCTGGCGCGTCATCTGACGGGAAGGGAAGCACCTGAAGACGTGCAGGCCACGCTATCGGAGCTCACCGCCACCAGCGTCGCCCTGGGTATCGCAATGGCGCGAGAGCGGCTCCAGGCACCGCCGGCAGCGGCGCTGATTCCCTGCGGCGGCGGTGCCCACAACCCGGACCTGCTGACCCGCCTGGCCCGGCATATACCGGAGACCCCCCTGGTGCCCAGCAGTGACTGGGGCTGGCCGGCCGACTGGCTGGAAGCGGGCGCCTTCGCCTGGCTCGCCTGGCGACGCCTGGAGGGCCTGCCCGGGAACCTGCCCAGCGTCACCGGCGCCGCCGGCCCACGGGTGCTCGGCGGCATCTATGCTTCCTGAAACAGGAACCGAGGAAGCGCGCAGCCTAGAAGTCGTCCTCGTCGCGGAGTGACAGCCGTTGCGCCGAATCCTGCGCCTTGGCCAGCACATCGCTGCCTTCATCCTCGTACTTGATCATCATGCGCAGGTTATTCGCCGAGTCGGCATGCACCAGCGCCACTTCCTCGGTGATCTGCCCGGCCATGTAGAGCTCGAAAAGCGCCTGGTCGAAGGTCTGCATGCCGAGATCCCGGGAGCGGGCCATGACATTCTTGATTTCGCCGACGTCGCCCTTGCGAATCAGGTCGGCAATCAGTGGCGTGCGCAGCAGAATCTCGATAGCCGGGCAGCGCCCGCCATCACGGGTCGGCAGCAGCTGCTGGGCAACGATCGCATGCAGGTTGAGCGACAGGTCGAGCCATATCTGCTCGTGTCGCTCGTGGGGGAAGAAGTGAAGGATGCGATCCAGCGCCTGGTTGGCGTTGTTGGCGTGCAGCGTGGCCAGGCACAGGTGCCCGGTCTCGGCGAAGGTCAGTGCATGCTCCATCGTTTCGCGGGTGCGCACCTCGCCGATCAGAATCACATCCGGCGCCTGGCGCAACGTGTTCTTGAGTGCCACCTCGAAGGACTCGGTGTCGATCCCCACCTCACGCTGGTTAATGATCGCCTTCTTGTGGGGGTGTACGTACTCAATGGGATCCTCGACGCTGATGATATGGCCGCCCACCGTCTCGTTGCGCTGCTGGATCATCGACGCCAGGGTGGTCGACTTGCCGGTGCCGGTGCCGCCTACCACGAACACCAGTCCACGCTTGAGGTTGGCCAGTTCACCCAGCTGTGGCGGTAGCGACAGCTCTTCGAGATGAGGGATGTCGAAGGCAATACGGCGGATCACCATGGCCAATTGACTACGCTGCTGAAAGGCGCTGACTCGAAAGCGGCCCAAGCCGGAGAGGCTCAGAGCGAAGTTGGCCTCACGGTCGATCAGGAAGCGCTCCCGCAGACCCTCGGGAACCGCCGTATTGACCAGTTCCCGCACCTCAGCCAGCGAGAGCTTCTGGTCACCCAGCGCGATCAACTTGCCGGCGATCTTGATGGTGGGGGGAGCCTGAACCGAGATCAACAGGTCCGATGCTTCCTTCTGGGCCATGATGCCCAGCAGCTGCTCCAACCATTCTTGTGCTGTCATGTCCCTGCTCCCTTACCTGTTTATTTTTGGCACTTTCAATCAATGGCCCTGAGCCAGCAAGCCCCGCGCCAGCGGATCCTACGACAGCATACCCTTGGCCCGGGCCTGAGCCTCTTCGCGAGTCACGACATTGTCGGTGACCAGCTTGGCCAGGGACGCATCCAGGGTCTGCATGCCCAGGTTGCCACTGGTCTGGATCGCCGAGTAGATCTGCGCCACCTTGTCCTCACGAATCAGGTTGCGCACTGCCGCGTTGGCAATGAGGATCTCGTGTGCGGCCACTCGGCCACCGCTCTGACGCTTGAGCAGGGTCTGGGATATCACCGCCTGAAGGGACTCCGAGAGCATAGAGCGCACCATCGACTTCTCCTCGCCGGGAAAGACATCGATGATACGGTCGATGGTCTTGGCAGCAGAGGTGGTATGCAGGGTACCGAACACCAGGTGACCGGTCTCGGCAGCGGTCAGCGCCAGCCGGATGGTTTCCAGGTCGCGCAGCTCGCCGACCAGTATCACGTCGGGATCCTCGCGCAGAGCGCTGCGCAAGGCCTCGGTAAAGCCGTGGGTATCTCGGTGTACCTCACGCTGGTTGATCAGGCAGCGCTTGCTCCGATGCACGAATTCCACCGGATCTTCGATCGTGAGGATATGGTCGTAGCGGTGATCGTTGATATAGTCGATCATCGCTGCAAGCGTCGTGCTCTTGCCCGAGCCGGTGGGGCCGGTCACCAGTACCAGACCGCGGGGCAGCAGCGCCAGTCGACGGAAGACATCCCCCAGCGCCAGGTCGTCCATGGTCAGTACTTCACTGGGAATGGTACGAAAGACCGCGCCAGCGCCCCTCACTTGATTGAAGGCATTGACACGAAAGCGAGCCACGCCAGGCACCTCGAAGGAGAAGTCGGTCTCGAAGAATTCCTCGTAGTCGCGGCGCTGGCGGTCGCCCATGATGTCGTAAATCAGCTTGCGGACCTCCCGGTCCTCCATCGCCGGCACATTGAGCCGTCGAATGTCGCCATCGACACGGATCATGGGCGGCAGACCGGCAGACAGATGCAGGTCGGAAGCGTTCTGCTTTGCCGAGAACGCCAGCAGTTCGGTAATATCCATGCGGTTCCCCTGCTTCCAGGTAAGGTTCTCTTCAGTATGCCAGACCTTTTGACATGAAGGACTTCAGGTGAGTAATACCACGAATCTCGTCATCAGTGAGTCCCTGGCTGCCGCTCGAGGGCGGCTGACCGATGCCCTGGCGGCAGCCGGACGCCCGGCCGAAGATGCGCGCCTGCTCGCGGTCAGCAAGACCAAGCCGGCTGGCATGATCCGGGAAGCCTGGCTGCAGGGGCAGCGAGACTTCGGCGAGAACTACGTTCAGGAAGCACTCGCCAAGCAGACCGAACTCAGGGATCTGGAGGATATCGTCTGGCATTTCATTGGCCCGCTGCAGTCCAACAAGACACGGGAAGTGGCCGAGCACTTTACCTGGGTACACAGCGTCGACCGTGAGAAGATTGCCCGGCGGCTGAACGATCAGCGGCCCGACGGGCTCGGGCCGCTGAATATCTGCCTGCAGGTCAATATCAGTGCCGAGCCGAGCAAATCCGGGGTCATGCTCGAGGAGCTGCCGGGACTGGCCGAAGCCGTGCTGTCGATGCCGGCACTCAGGTTGCGGGGCCTGATGGCCATTCCCGCCCCGGCCAGGGAGGCCTCAGCACAGCGGGAACCCTTCGCCCGACTGCGCCAGGCACTGGGTACATTGCGCGAGACATTTCCCGAGGCGCCGCTGGACACCCTGTCGATGGGGATGAGCGCCGACCTGGAAGCTGCTGTCGCAGAAGGCGCCACACTGGTCAGGTTGGGTACCGCCATCTTTGGCGAGCGGGACCGCACCACCTGAGCCCGAGAAAGTCGGCAGGAAAGGCGATTTGGTCAGCTCCGCTGCTCGAAGAGCGAGTGATATCGTAGCTGCGAGTCAAAAGGTGAAGCTTGCGCGTGTAAATGCGTACTTTTGATCGGACTCGCGCACAAGCCGATGTTTAACGCAATATGGTCGAGCGCAGGCAGTTTCAGACAAAGCGTAGTGCGTACCGGCCTTGACCCGGTCGCT
It contains:
- the tyrS gene encoding tyrosine--tRNA ligase; amino-acid sequence: MTDVASALALLKRGTHEILIEDELVKKLESGRKLRIKAGFDPTAPDLHLGHSVLLTKMRLFQELGHEVIFLIGDFTGRIGDPTGKNVTRKPLTEEEVRANAQTYKEQVFKILDPEKTEVRFNSEWFSAMTAADMIELAGQSTVARMLERDDFNKRYKSSQPISIHEFLYPLVQGYDSVALKADVEMGGTDQTFNLLMGREIQKHFGMEPQVVITMPLLEGLDGVQKMSKSLGNYVGVDEAPGSMFNKLVSLPDSLMWRYFELLSLKSNEEIESLKRDAEQGANPRDIKMILARELIARYHGEEAAANAHRSAGNQLAEGELPEDLPEIEVDFEGSAQAPIAAVLNRSGLANNSAQAKDMLGNGRVKVDGEVVAKDHMLDTGKSYVIQAGKKRYARVTLC
- a CDS encoding anhydro-N-acetylmuramic acid kinase; the encoded protein is MTLFIGLMSGTSLDGVDAALVEIDDHGKAHLLATHAEPMPNSLRESLLALCQAERVEFAELASAEHAFCHLQATAVKRLLAANDTPPEAIAAIGSHGQTIEHAPWGHGRGHEEAPAYTLQLDNPSLLAELSGCTVVADFRRRDLAAGGQAAPLAPAFHDAVFRRQDEWLMVLNLGGFANLTLLPPAESDAEIIGFDTGPANALMDGWHARHRGGRFDSDGAWAASGRVDEALLERLLAEPFFHRPPPRSTGREVFHLDWLARHLTGREAPEDVQATLSELTATSVALGIAMARERLQAPPAAALIPCGGGAHNPDLLTRLARHIPETPLVPSSDWGWPADWLEAGAFAWLAWRRLEGLPGNLPSVTGAAGPRVLGGIYAS
- a CDS encoding PilT/PilU family type 4a pilus ATPase; translated protein: MTAQEWLEQLLGIMAQKEASDLLISVQAPPTIKIAGKLIALGDQKLSLAEVRELVNTAVPEGLRERFLIDREANFALSLSGLGRFRVSAFQQRSQLAMVIRRIAFDIPHLEELSLPPQLGELANLKRGLVFVVGGTGTGKSTTLASMIQQRNETVGGHIISVEDPIEYVHPHKKAIINQREVGIDTESFEVALKNTLRQAPDVILIGEVRTRETMEHALTFAETGHLCLATLHANNANQALDRILHFFPHERHEQIWLDLSLNLHAIVAQQLLPTRDGGRCPAIEILLRTPLIADLIRKGDVGEIKNVMARSRDLGMQTFDQALFELYMAGQITEEVALVHADSANNLRMMIKYEDEGSDVLAKAQDSAQRLSLRDEDDF
- a CDS encoding type IV pilus twitching motility protein PilT; amino-acid sequence: MDITELLAFSAKQNASDLHLSAGLPPMIRVDGDIRRLNVPAMEDREVRKLIYDIMGDRQRRDYEEFFETDFSFEVPGVARFRVNAFNQVRGAGAVFRTIPSEVLTMDDLALGDVFRRLALLPRGLVLVTGPTGSGKSTTLAAMIDYINDHRYDHILTIEDPVEFVHRSKRCLINQREVHRDTHGFTEALRSALREDPDVILVGELRDLETIRLALTAAETGHLVFGTLHTTSAAKTIDRIIDVFPGEEKSMVRSMLSESLQAVISQTLLKRQSGGRVAAHEILIANAAVRNLIREDKVAQIYSAIQTSGNLGMQTLDASLAKLVTDNVVTREEAQARAKGMLS
- a CDS encoding substrate-binding periplasmic protein, coding for MKQLQGLFLSTFCLLAFFWAGGTASYAAEEKTVRIATLSDYPPYGFYKDNRGPPFSEVLVPPGSDADSFQGYSWDIVRESFHAQGYTIELVITHWARAMASVREGNVDLLYPTGMNTERLGYFSYSESPVNDAAFLVYVNQGTKIEWQGLASLDGMTIGMVRGYNFGDEWGEQEGISKYPLNSIEQGFRMLQRGRLDGFAGYETNWDYVLKEMGLQGQFDKLPEFGASREYVVGLKTNPDAERLLRDFDAGFQAIKESGDYQRIVARWR
- a CDS encoding YggS family pyridoxal phosphate-dependent enzyme; the encoded protein is MSNTTNLVISESLAAARGRLTDALAAAGRPAEDARLLAVSKTKPAGMIREAWLQGQRDFGENYVQEALAKQTELRDLEDIVWHFIGPLQSNKTREVAEHFTWVHSVDREKIARRLNDQRPDGLGPLNICLQVNISAEPSKSGVMLEELPGLAEAVLSMPALRLRGLMAIPAPAREASAQREPFARLRQALGTLRETFPEAPLDTLSMGMSADLEAAVAEGATLVRLGTAIFGERDRTT